A region of Spiroplasma endosymbiont of Crioceris asparagi DNA encodes the following proteins:
- a CDS encoding dUTP diphosphatase — translation MLSKENLLLICEKQKELDFYIYKKKKIIMNKKLYNQKAIALIVEFFEFLNETKFFKYWSSKKNVVDHAKIVEEFVDVIHFAFSIGNNLKYDFAKHNFISKTSTLEEATLKFVESFTNLIKENTTKNFSSMFNRLFNIAELLKISETEIMEVYLKKNKINIERQDNGY, via the coding sequence ATGTTAAGCAAAGAAAATTTACTTTTAATTTGTGAAAAACAAAAAGAATTAGATTTTTATATTTATAAAAAGAAAAAAATAATTATGAACAAAAAACTATACAATCAAAAAGCAATTGCTTTGATTGTTGAATTTTTTGAATTTTTAAATGAAACAAAATTTTTTAAATATTGATCAAGCAAAAAAAATGTTGTTGATCATGCAAAAATTGTTGAAGAATTTGTAGATGTAATTCACTTTGCATTTTCTATTGGAAATAATCTTAAATATGATTTTGCAAAACATAATTTTATAAGTAAAACTTCTACTTTAGAAGAAGCTACATTGAAATTTGTTGAATCATTTACAAATTTAATAAAAGAAAATACTACTAAAAATTTTTCAAGTATGTTTAATAGATTATTTAATATTGCTGAATTACTAAAAATTAGTGAAACTGAAATCATGGAAGTGTATTTAAAGAAAAATAAAATTAATATTGAAAGACAAGATAATGGATATTAA
- a CDS encoding RNA methyltransferase: MDIKTITSTKNDLIKNLIKLKSQPTKEMYFVEGKNIVKETLAKNIVIKVFCVEEEITVTKQYNVETIIISKAVADKLSEVKTNQGIFAICKINQSEIDFNSNVLILDNIQDPGNMGTLLRSAAAFGFKTVIASETSTSFFNQKTIRSAQGNHLSLNLIKANLEEIIEILRRANYKIIGTFINQKNDVNIINNNKLALILGNEGNGIDLKFKAMIDYNILIEMNNNVESLNVGVAGSIIMHDFFNQKNRS, encoded by the coding sequence ATGGATATTAAAACGATTACTAGTACAAAAAATGATTTGATTAAAAATTTAATTAAATTAAAATCACAACCAACTAAAGAAATGTATTTTGTTGAAGGGAAAAACATTGTTAAAGAGACACTTGCAAAAAACATTGTTATAAAAGTTTTTTGTGTTGAAGAAGAAATAACAGTTACAAAACAATACAATGTTGAAACAATTATTATTTCTAAAGCAGTTGCTGATAAACTAAGTGAAGTTAAGACAAACCAAGGAATTTTTGCAATATGTAAAATTAACCAGTCAGAAATAGATTTTAATAGCAATGTTTTAATTCTAGATAATATACAAGATCCTGGTAATATGGGAACTTTATTAAGAAGCGCGGCAGCATTTGGTTTTAAAACAGTAATTGCTTCAGAAACTAGCACAAGCTTTTTTAATCAAAAAACGATTCGCTCTGCTCAAGGAAATCATTTAAGTTTAAATTTGATTAAAGCAAATCTTGAGGAAATAATTGAGATATTAAGAAGGGCGAATTATAAAATTATTGGGACCTTTATTAACCAAAAAAATGATGTAAATATTATTAACAATAACAAGTTAGCTTTAATTCTTGGAAATGAAGGAAATGGAATTGACTTGAAATTTAAGGCAATGATTGATTATAATATATTAATTGAAATGAATAATAATGTTGAATCATTAAATGTTGGTGTAGCAGGATCAATAATTATGCATGATTTCTTTAATCAAAAAAATAGGAGTTAA
- a CDS encoding NADP-dependent glyceraldehyde-3-phosphate dehydrogenase, whose protein sequence is MIEFKALINGEFVKTTKKLEIISPVNNNVAGVVSSLVKEDIDKAYKVAKIAQEEWANKKLVDRIKYINSFKELIVKNKQRIAELIMIEIAKSKKDALGEVERTVELIEFTIEEVKRIYPIAKDGKAFGIENKIGIFEREPLGVICAISPFNYPFNLALAKIIPALLVGNAVVFKPATQGSLVGCFLGELSVLAKFPKGIFNVVTGRGRDIGDEIVSHEEIDMISFTGSVAVGKHIQAIAKTANIVLELGGKDPAVVLDDKDLEHYASEIVAGAFGYSGQRCTAIKRVITTNEIADKLVPILVDKVNKLTVGNPEKNCNITPLIDTKTKDYVLGLITEAKEKGAKALNGDRSKGNLVWPTLVDYVTTEMKLAWEEPFGPVLPIIRIDKISEIVKVVNESNFGLQASLFTQNINDAFIIAKKLKVGTVNINGKSQRGPDNFPFLGIKDSGVGVQGIEESILSMTRYKGIVINYRGE, encoded by the coding sequence ATGATTGAATTTAAAGCATTAATAAATGGTGAATTTGTTAAAACTACTAAAAAATTAGAAATAATTTCACCAGTTAACAATAATGTGGCTGGTGTTGTAAGTTCACTTGTTAAAGAAGATATTGATAAAGCATATAAAGTTGCTAAAATTGCGCAAGAAGAGTGAGCTAATAAAAAATTAGTTGATAGAATTAAATATATTAATTCATTTAAAGAATTAATTGTTAAAAACAAACAAAGAATCGCTGAACTGATTATGATTGAAATTGCTAAATCTAAAAAAGATGCACTTGGTGAAGTTGAAAGAACTGTGGAGTTAATTGAATTTACAATTGAAGAAGTAAAAAGGATTTATCCAATCGCAAAAGATGGTAAAGCATTTGGTATTGAAAACAAAATTGGTATTTTTGAAAGAGAACCACTAGGAGTAATTTGTGCAATCTCACCATTTAACTATCCATTTAATTTAGCACTAGCAAAAATTATCCCAGCACTTTTAGTTGGTAATGCTGTTGTTTTTAAACCAGCAACCCAAGGTTCTTTAGTGGGATGTTTCTTAGGTGAATTAAGCGTACTTGCCAAATTTCCTAAAGGAATCTTTAATGTGGTAACTGGTAGGGGTAGAGATATTGGTGATGAAATTGTTTCTCATGAAGAAATTGATATGATATCATTTACTGGTTCAGTTGCTGTTGGAAAACATATTCAAGCAATTGCTAAAACTGCCAATATTGTATTAGAACTTGGAGGAAAAGATCCAGCAGTTGTACTTGATGATAAAGATTTGGAACACTATGCATCTGAAATTGTTGCGGGAGCATTTGGTTATTCTGGACAAAGATGTACTGCAATTAAAAGGGTGATTACTACAAACGAGATTGCTGATAAATTGGTTCCGATTTTAGTTGATAAAGTAAACAAATTAACTGTTGGGAATCCAGAAAAAAATTGTAACATAACACCATTAATTGATACTAAAACAAAAGATTATGTTTTAGGTCTAATAACCGAAGCAAAAGAAAAAGGTGCAAAAGCACTTAATGGTGATCGCAGCAAAGGTAATTTGGTTTGGCCAACACTTGTTGATTATGTAACAACTGAGATGAAATTGGCATGAGAAGAACCTTTTGGACCAGTACTGCCAATCATTAGAATTGACAAAATTTCAGAAATTGTTAAAGTAGTAAATGAATCAAATTTTGGTTTACAAGCTAGTTTATTTACCCAAAACATAAATGATGCCTTTATTATTGCTAAAAAACTAAAAGTAGGAACAGTTAATATAAATGGTAAATCACAAAGAGGACCAGATAATTTTCCTTTTTTAGGAATTAAAGATTCTGGTGTTGGTGTTCAAGGTATTGAAGAAAGTATTTTAAGTATGACAAGATACAAAGGAATAGTTATTAACTATAGAGGAGAATAA
- a CDS encoding PTS transporter subunit EIIC — protein sequence MNSKQKTKTNVFAQIMPTLSKLGKSFLLPIALLPIAGLFLAIGATITAKITNHDAFFYVIGDIMNKMGNVAFANLPVFFAIAVAISFTGDSGVAALTAVLAFLVFNAFQTPLIKDMGADKFKILFIKDIDKGLFTDNLGVHSLNTGVFAAIFVGAISAKMYNKFHKTQLPAAIGFFSGSKLVPIVTFFAIIPLSIIFLIIWPFIGKGLSAFGTWTGSLPNGVSSLIYEIIERSLVPFGLHHVYYSPLWWTGAGGDLLKSLQDFLNKGHQTFADGKSVQDAINAIINNKDASSPLGDQTIIMWIIGHSNLMTFADAKEVGLNLGQFMTGKFGFMLLGLPAAAVAMWLTVPKENRKQVMGIYFSAAFCCMLTGITEPLEYTFLFVAPWLFYGVHMPLASIAFFLCGLMQVHIGQTVSGGLIDFVVFGIVPWAGGNNTNAIHIFWIAPLMGILYFFAFSFAIRFANSRRLKAGLTEIELPGFGNEMALKTKADFIAKKEGAVSAEPSELYDVNNPKAVKAFKLIACFGGEENIENVDSCASRLRITVVDGSKVDVEGIKALGGCNGVLVKGKAIQAVYGGEQEVIKPYMKEILVKMRNQNN from the coding sequence ATGAATTCTAAACAAAAAACAAAAACAAATGTTTTTGCTCAAATAATGCCAACACTTTCAAAACTTGGTAAATCATTTTTACTTCCAATTGCCTTACTTCCAATAGCTGGATTATTTTTAGCAATTGGAGCAACTATTACAGCAAAAATTACTAATCATGATGCATTTTTCTATGTTATTGGAGACATAATGAATAAAATGGGTAACGTGGCTTTTGCTAACTTACCAGTATTTTTTGCAATTGCAGTTGCGATTTCATTTACAGGAGATTCAGGTGTTGCAGCTTTAACTGCTGTGCTTGCATTCTTAGTATTTAATGCATTTCAAACTCCATTAATAAAAGATATGGGGGCAGATAAATTTAAAATTTTATTTATAAAAGATATAGATAAGGGTTTATTTACAGACAATTTAGGTGTTCATTCACTAAATACTGGGGTTTTTGCCGCAATATTTGTTGGAGCTATTTCTGCAAAAATGTATAACAAATTTCATAAAACACAATTGCCAGCAGCAATTGGATTTTTTTCGGGTTCTAAATTAGTTCCAATTGTTACATTCTTTGCAATCATTCCTTTATCAATAATTTTCTTAATTATTTGACCATTCATTGGTAAGGGATTATCAGCATTCGGAACATGAACTGGTTCGCTTCCAAACGGAGTTTCTTCATTAATTTATGAAATTATTGAAAGATCATTAGTTCCATTTGGATTACACCACGTTTATTATTCACCATTATGATGAACTGGAGCTGGAGGAGATTTATTAAAATCACTTCAAGATTTTTTAAATAAAGGTCATCAAACATTTGCAGATGGTAAATCAGTTCAAGATGCTATAAATGCAATCATTAATAATAAAGATGCTTCATCTCCTTTAGGTGATCAAACAATTATTATGTGAATTATTGGTCACTCAAACTTAATGACATTTGCTGATGCTAAAGAAGTTGGATTAAATCTAGGTCAATTTATGACTGGTAAATTTGGATTTATGTTATTAGGATTGCCAGCTGCTGCTGTTGCAATGTGATTAACAGTTCCAAAAGAAAATAGAAAACAAGTTATGGGGATTTACTTCTCAGCAGCATTCTGCTGTATGTTGACTGGTATTACTGAACCACTAGAATATACATTCTTATTCGTGGCCCCTTGATTATTTTATGGAGTACACATGCCATTGGCTTCAATCGCATTCTTCTTATGTGGATTAATGCAAGTTCATATTGGGCAAACTGTTTCAGGAGGATTAATTGACTTCGTGGTATTTGGAATAGTACCTTGAGCAGGTGGAAACAACACTAATGCAATTCACATATTCTGAATTGCACCGTTAATGGGAATTCTATATTTCTTTGCATTCTCATTTGCAATCAGATTTGCAAATAGTAGAAGATTAAAAGCTGGTTTAACTGAAATTGAATTACCAGGATTTGGTAATGAAATGGCACTAAAAACTAAAGCAGACTTTATTGCTAAAAAAGAAGGTGCAGTAAGTGCTGAACCTTCAGAATTATATGATGTTAACAATCCTAAAGCAGTAAAAGCATTTAAATTAATTGCATGTTTTGGTGGAGAAGAAAATATTGAAAATGTTGACTCATGTGCATCAAGACTAAGAATTACAGTTGTTGATGGATCAAAAGTTGACGTTGAAGGTATTAAAGCCTTAGGTGGATGTAATGGTGTTCTTGTTAAAGGGAAAGCTATTCAAGCAGTGTATGGTGGAGAACAAGAAGTTATTAAACCATATATGAAAGAAATTCTTGTAAAAATGAGAAACCAAAATAACTAA
- a CDS encoding aldo/keto reductase, which translates to MNYIKLNDGNKMPMVAFGVYQIKDAKQCEEAVLAAIKTGYRLIDTAQAYYNEEAVGNAVKKCGLKREELFITTKVWVSNFGYEKTKASVERSLKRLQMSYVDLVLLHQPFSNYHEAYRALADLQKEGKIKSIGVSNFYPGRLADICLLNESGVIPAVNQIEINPFFQQEEAVAVNHKYNVVPQAWAPFAEGKNNIFTNEILVSIGKKYNKSAAQVILRWLLERNIPFAVKSVNEERIKQNFDIFDFKLDADDLEKIKSLDTKKSSMFEHQSVQGPELVSKFVKITGEI; encoded by the coding sequence ATGAATTATATAAAATTAAATGATGGCAATAAAATGCCAATGGTTGCATTTGGTGTTTACCAAATAAAAGATGCAAAACAATGTGAAGAAGCTGTGTTAGCAGCAATCAAAACAGGATATCGTTTAATTGATACTGCCCAAGCATACTATAATGAAGAAGCTGTTGGTAATGCAGTTAAAAAATGTGGCTTAAAACGTGAGGAATTATTTATCACAACTAAAGTTTGAGTTTCAAACTTCGGTTATGAAAAAACTAAAGCTTCTGTTGAACGCTCATTAAAAAGATTACAAATGAGTTATGTTGATCTAGTTTTATTACACCAACCTTTTTCAAATTATCATGAAGCATATCGTGCTTTAGCTGATTTACAAAAAGAAGGAAAAATTAAATCAATTGGAGTATCAAACTTTTATCCAGGAAGATTAGCCGATATTTGTTTATTAAATGAATCAGGAGTTATACCTGCAGTTAACCAAATAGAAATCAATCCATTCTTCCAACAAGAAGAAGCAGTTGCAGTTAACCATAAATACAATGTTGTTCCCCAAGCGTGAGCACCATTTGCTGAAGGAAAAAATAATATCTTTACAAATGAGATTCTTGTAAGTATTGGAAAAAAATATAACAAGTCAGCAGCACAAGTAATCTTAAGATGATTATTAGAAAGAAACATCCCCTTTGCTGTTAAATCAGTTAACGAAGAACGTATTAAACAAAATTTTGATATTTTCGACTTTAAATTGGATGCTGATGATTTAGAAAAAATTAAATCATTAGATACTAAAAAATCAAGTATGTTTGAACACCAATCAGTTCAAGGTCCTGAATTAGTAAGTAAATTTGTAAAAATTACTGGAGAAATTTAA